The following are encoded in a window of Pseudomonas sp. St316 genomic DNA:
- a CDS encoding HU family DNA-binding protein, translated as MRKPDLAAAIAEKADLTKEQANRVLNAVLEEITGALHRKDSVTLVGFGTFLQRHRGARTGKNPQTGEPVKIKASNTVAFKPGKFLKDSVNP; from the coding sequence ATGCGTAAACCAGACCTCGCCGCCGCCATCGCGGAAAAAGCAGACCTCACCAAAGAACAAGCCAACCGCGTCCTCAACGCCGTCCTCGAAGAAATCACCGGCGCCCTGCACCGCAAGGACAGCGTCACCTTGGTGGGCTTCGGCACTTTCCTGCAACGGCACCGCGGCGCCCGCACTGGCAAAAACCCACAGACCGGCGAGCCGGTGAAGATCAAGGCCAGCAACACCGTTGCCTTCAAACCAGGCAAGTTCTTGAAAGACAGCGTCAACCCGTAA
- a CDS encoding aminopeptidase: MIRPRSSHRLLDRVFRILFPGLLLLLLNGCTSAGYYSQLVGGQLRLLQAREPIDQVIADPARDAQLKVHLAQAREARAFASDQLHLPDNQSYRLYADIGRPFVVWNVFATPEFSLAPHNHCFPIAGCVAYRGYYSQGAARGEAALQRLQGMDVSIGGVEAYSTLGWFNDPILSSMMHWGDERLATLIFHELAHQRFYVKDDTEFNESFATFVEQEGTRQWRASRGLAPDNGKQVRQRDQFIQLILDTRQRLEKLYTQPLPTEQMRQRKAKEFERLRTDYGQLRDTQWAGDKRYDAWVYAPLNNARLLPFGLYDQWVPAFAALFRREGGDWLGFYAEVEKLGKLPIDERKAALKVLAQPKRPAG, translated from the coding sequence TTGATCAGGCCGCGTTCAAGCCATCGGTTACTCGACCGTGTTTTCCGGATTTTGTTTCCAGGCCTCCTGCTTTTGTTACTCAACGGTTGCACAAGCGCCGGTTACTACAGCCAGCTCGTCGGCGGGCAACTGCGGTTGTTGCAGGCCCGGGAGCCTATCGACCAGGTCATTGCCGACCCTGCTCGCGATGCCCAACTGAAGGTGCACCTGGCCCAGGCGCGCGAAGCACGGGCGTTTGCCAGTGATCAGCTGCATCTACCGGACAATCAAAGCTATCGCCTGTATGCGGACATTGGCCGGCCGTTCGTAGTCTGGAATGTCTTCGCCACGCCAGAGTTTTCCCTGGCGCCGCACAATCATTGTTTCCCCATTGCCGGTTGCGTGGCTTATCGCGGTTATTACAGCCAGGGCGCCGCCCGAGGCGAGGCGGCGTTGCAGCGCTTGCAGGGCATGGACGTGTCGATTGGCGGTGTAGAGGCCTATTCGACGCTGGGCTGGTTCAACGATCCAATCCTGAGTTCGATGATGCATTGGGGCGACGAACGCCTGGCGACGCTGATCTTTCATGAACTGGCGCACCAGCGCTTTTATGTAAAGGACGACACCGAATTCAATGAGTCTTTCGCCACCTTCGTCGAGCAGGAAGGCACCCGGCAATGGCGCGCCAGTCGCGGGCTGGCACCGGATAACGGCAAGCAGGTACGCCAGCGCGATCAATTCATCCAATTGATCCTCGACACCCGCCAGCGCCTGGAGAAGCTCTACACCCAACCCCTGCCGACCGAACAGATGCGTCAGCGCAAAGCAAAGGAATTCGAACGCCTGCGCACCGACTATGGGCAGTTGCGCGACACTCAATGGGCCGGCGACAAACGCTACGATGCCTGGGTCTATGCCCCACTGAACAATGCGCGGTTGCTGCCGTTCGGGCTGTATGACCAGTGGGTGCCGGCGTTTGCGGCGCTGTTCCGGCGGGAGGGCGGGGACTGGCTCGGGTTTTACGCGGAGGTGGAAAAGCTCGGCAAATTGCCGATCGACGAACGCAAGGCGGCCTTGAAGGTATTGGCGCAGCCGAAGAGGCCTGCTGGATAG
- a CDS encoding DUF1161 domain-containing protein, producing MKRSALVVIGCAFAASALAAPKSCEELKAEIEAKIQANNVSSYTLEIVTNDEVHDQNMVVGTCENGTKKIIYQKNDR from the coding sequence ATGAAACGATCAGCCCTGGTGGTCATCGGTTGCGCATTCGCTGCATCAGCCCTTGCCGCCCCCAAATCCTGCGAAGAGCTGAAAGCGGAAATCGAAGCGAAGATCCAGGCCAATAACGTGTCGTCCTACACGTTGGAAATCGTCACCAACGACGAAGTCCACGACCAGAACATGGTGGTGGGCACTTGCGAAAACGGCACGAAGAAAATCATCTACCAGAAGAACGACCGCTAG
- a CDS encoding OsmC family protein, with the protein MAIIKKASAHWEGDLKTGIGSISTETGVLREAPYGFKARFEGGKGTNPEELIGAAHAGCFSMAFSMILGDAGLKADSIDTNAEVTLDQVDGGFAITAVKLVLKAKIPGASQAQFDELSKKAKEGCPVSKVLNAQITLDATLVN; encoded by the coding sequence ATGGCTATCATCAAGAAAGCATCGGCTCATTGGGAAGGTGACCTGAAAACCGGTATCGGCTCCATCTCCACGGAAACCGGTGTGCTGCGCGAAGCGCCCTACGGCTTCAAGGCGCGCTTTGAAGGCGGCAAGGGCACCAACCCAGAGGAATTGATCGGCGCAGCTCATGCCGGCTGCTTTTCCATGGCCTTTTCGATGATCCTCGGCGATGCCGGGCTCAAGGCCGACAGCATCGACACCAACGCTGAAGTGACCCTGGACCAGGTCGATGGCGGTTTCGCGATCACAGCAGTCAAGTTGGTGCTCAAGGCGAAAATCCCCGGCGCCAGCCAGGCGCAATTCGACGAACTGAGCAAGAAGGCCAAGGAAGGGTGCCCGGTTTCCAAGGTACTGAACGCCCAGATCACCCTGGATGCGACGTTGGTGAACTGA